One part of the Candidatus Neomarinimicrobiota bacterium genome encodes these proteins:
- a CDS encoding argininosuccinate synthase: MYRSTIMNEPISKVVLAYSGGLDTSIIIPWLKERYRCEVVAYVANVGQNDDLDAVRAKAKATGADEVVVEDLCEVFLKDFVWPTVRAGAVYERKYLLGTSMSRPLIAQQQVKLAKEIGADAVAHGCTGKGNDQVRFELAYMALEPRLKIIAPWRQWDIASREEAIEYARARSIPVSATADDIYSHDENIWHTSHEGGPLEDPWTEMDDGLLKRTRPISQTPDEAEYIVLTFEEGQLVALDGDRLSVVDMLLQLNEVGGRHGIGVVDMVENRVVGLKSRGIYETPGGTILTTAHRELEALTLDNESQHYKDIIAEEYASIVYRGQWFTPLRESLDAFVTAMQKYVSGTVRMKLYKGHCLVAGRRSVYSLYREDLATFGKEDVYDQSDAEGFINLFGLPGKVEALLSEAGVKKGKYRATDYFKSFKRD; this comes from the coding sequence ATTTACAGGAGCACAATCATGAATGAGCCCATATCAAAAGTCGTCCTGGCATATTCAGGTGGACTGGACACGAGCATCATTATACCGTGGCTGAAGGAACGGTACCGCTGCGAAGTCGTCGCCTATGTGGCCAATGTGGGCCAGAATGACGACCTGGATGCCGTGCGCGCAAAAGCTAAGGCAACGGGAGCAGATGAGGTTGTTGTGGAAGACTTGTGCGAGGTCTTTCTCAAGGACTTCGTTTGGCCAACTGTGCGGGCTGGCGCCGTATACGAGCGCAAATACCTCCTGGGTACCAGTATGTCGAGGCCACTTATCGCCCAGCAGCAAGTCAAGCTGGCCAAAGAGATCGGCGCAGACGCCGTGGCCCACGGGTGCACGGGCAAGGGGAACGACCAGGTTCGGTTCGAGCTGGCCTATATGGCCCTTGAGCCGCGATTAAAAATCATCGCCCCCTGGCGGCAGTGGGACATTGCCTCCAGAGAGGAAGCCATCGAATACGCCCGGGCACGAAGCATACCGGTATCCGCGACGGCAGACGATATTTACAGCCACGATGAAAACATCTGGCACACGTCTCACGAAGGGGGGCCACTGGAAGACCCTTGGACGGAAATGGATGACGGGCTCCTGAAACGGACCCGGCCGATTTCTCAAACACCCGACGAGGCGGAATATATCGTTCTAACCTTCGAGGAGGGTCAACTGGTGGCACTGGATGGAGATCGCCTGTCAGTTGTCGATATGCTCCTCCAGCTCAACGAGGTTGGCGGAAGGCATGGCATAGGCGTTGTGGACATGGTGGAAAATCGGGTAGTGGGCCTGAAATCCCGCGGTATTTACGAAACGCCGGGGGGCACCATCCTGACAACAGCCCATCGTGAACTGGAAGCCTTGACCCTGGATAATGAGTCACAGCACTACAAAGATATCATAGCCGAAGAATATGCGAGCATTGTCTATCGTGGACAGTGGTTTACGCCCCTACGGGAAAGCCTGGATGCTTTTGTAACGGCCATGCAAAAATATGTCAGCGGCACTGTTCGCATGAAACTGTACAAGGGTCATTGCCTAGTCGCCGGCCGCCGCTCTGTCTACTCCCTTTACCGCGAAGATCTGGCTACATTCGGCAAGGAGGATGTCTACGATCAAAGTGATGCCGAAGGTTTCATCAATCTGTTCGGCTTACCCGGCAAGGTAGAGGCCCTGCTTTCCGAGGCTGGCGTTAAGAAGGGCAAATACCGGGCGACGGACTATTTTAAGAGCTTCAAGAGGGACTAA